A section of the Subtercola frigoramans genome encodes:
- a CDS encoding DNA polymerase III subunit delta' yields the protein MSVWDELTGQSEAIEVFRAAAASAAPASAAPASAAPDIAGPASAGPAATALTTAASATATPVSAGPIGEVPVGANHSASSHGAMTHSWLITGPPGSGRSNLAYAFASALLCRNGGCGVCADCRQVAARTHPDLAVLSTDRVIISIEEVRTLVASSQFSPSVSRYRVMVIEDADRMAERTSNVLLKALEEPPERTVWILCAPSEADLLPTIRSRVRSVRLRIPSTKDVARLLERRDGVDTATAERAAREAQSHIGMAHRLATNHEARARRDETLKVALGIRSVPGAVLAAARLLELAKADAEAITEERDAEERESTLRSLGVEPGQAVPMGLRSQVKTLEEDQKRRATRSLRDGIDRILVDLLSLYRDILLLQLESTLEPINLAIHSEIEAAARDTEPAQTLAIMDSIAVARTRISRNVTPTLSLEAMLITVALPSAPRKAQL from the coding sequence ATGAGCGTGTGGGATGAGCTGACCGGCCAGAGTGAGGCCATCGAGGTCTTCCGCGCGGCCGCGGCCAGTGCTGCCCCGGCCAGTGCTGCCCCGGCGAGTGCTGCCCCGGACATTGCTGGGCCGGCCAGTGCTGGTCCAGCCGCTACCGCACTGACCACTGCCGCCTCTGCAACAGCTACCCCGGTGTCGGCAGGTCCGATAGGTGAAGTGCCTGTCGGCGCGAATCACTCTGCCTCGAGCCACGGCGCCATGACACACTCGTGGCTCATCACCGGCCCGCCCGGTTCGGGGCGTTCGAACCTCGCCTACGCCTTCGCCTCTGCGCTGCTGTGCCGCAATGGCGGCTGCGGGGTGTGCGCTGACTGCCGCCAGGTCGCCGCACGCACGCACCCCGACCTTGCCGTGCTCAGTACCGACCGGGTGATCATCTCCATCGAGGAGGTCCGCACCCTCGTTGCGAGCTCGCAGTTCTCGCCCTCCGTCTCGCGCTACCGGGTGATGGTCATCGAAGACGCCGACCGTATGGCGGAGCGCACCTCGAACGTGCTGCTGAAGGCGCTCGAAGAGCCGCCGGAGCGCACGGTCTGGATCCTCTGCGCGCCCAGCGAGGCAGACCTGCTGCCCACGATCCGTTCGCGTGTGCGGTCGGTGCGCCTCCGCATTCCGAGCACGAAAGACGTCGCCCGCCTGCTCGAACGCCGTGACGGGGTCGATACGGCGACGGCCGAACGCGCGGCCCGCGAGGCGCAGAGCCACATCGGCATGGCCCACAGGCTCGCCACCAACCACGAGGCCCGCGCGCGGCGTGATGAGACGCTGAAGGTTGCCCTGGGCATCCGGAGCGTTCCCGGTGCCGTGCTCGCCGCGGCGCGCCTGCTCGAGCTCGCGAAAGCCGATGCCGAAGCCATCACCGAGGAGCGCGACGCCGAAGAGCGCGAGAGCACACTTCGAAGCCTGGGGGTCGAGCCGGGCCAGGCCGTGCCGATGGGGCTGCGCTCGCAGGTGAAGACGCTCGAAGAAGACCAGAAGCGCCGCGCGACCCGAAGCCTGAGAGACGGCATCGACCGAATTCTCGTCGACCTGCTGTCGCTCTACCGCGACATTCTGCTGCTGCAGCTCGAATCGACGCTCGAGCCGATCAACCTCGCGATTCACAGCGAAATCGAGGCCGCCGCACGCGATACTGAACCGGCACAGACGTTGGCGATCATGGATTCGATCGCCGTCGCGCGCACCCGAATCTCGCGAAACGTCACCCCCACGCTCTCGCTGGAGGCCATGCTCATCACCGTGGCGCTTCCATCCGCACCACGAAAGGCCCAACTGTGA
- the topA gene encoding type I DNA topoisomerase, with the protein MSGPRKLVIVESPTKVKSIAQYLGDGYEVQASVGHIRDLVEPKNLPPELKKGSLGKFSVDVENGFAPYYVVSPEKRKTVAELKKALANADELYLATDEDREGEAIAWHLLEVLKPKVPVRRMVFHEITKEAIEHARDNTRDIDEALVDAQETRRILDRLYGYEISPVLWRKVGPGLSAGRVQSAATRLVVERERERLAFTAASYWDLNAVLADAASIGRADALPFGARLVRVNGERIATGRDFDEQGQLKSKATMLSETQAQALAGALEDPGVSIRVSNVESKPYTRRPAAPFTTSTLQQEAARKLRFSARQTMSVAQSLYENGYITYMRTDSPSLSQQALNAARSQATQLYGAETVPDKPRLYSGKGKNAQEAHEAIRPAGETFRTPAQLASALRGNDFKLYELIWKRTVASQMADAKGSTASVTIEAGPTSVEGLTKTTLAEFSASGTVITFRGFMLAYEESVDEERNASNEPTESKLPPLVTGQALAAVSVDAAGHETSPPPRYTEASLVKTLDELGIGRPSTYASIISTIIDRGYVTPRGQALVPNWIAFSVVRLLEEYFAELVNYEFTAELESDLDKIAGGEEDRVDWLNGFYFGNEGHKGLRDVIDNLGDIDARAINSIALSDEITLRIGKYGPYLEVADDLDTSTGEITPPRRVNIPPELAPDELTLAKAQELIDAPVVTDRVIGVNPENGKNIVAKDGRFGPYVTELEPEPVVDMEATVALAEAAAALLAEPVAEPTSAAAASTTSATKAPVKKAPVKKAPVKKAAKAAAAVKPRTASLFKTMDLAAIDLETALKLLSLPRTVGDDPELGESITAQNGKFGPYLKRGTDTRSLDSEDLIFEIDLPGALELFAAPKYGARRASSALKEFEAPDPESGKAIKIKDGRFGAYVTDGVTNATIPKAEMIEDIDFDRAVQLLADKRAKGPAKPRTTTARATTARKTPAKKAPAKTATAKTATAKTATAKTATAKAAPARAAAAKKAAPKK; encoded by the coding sequence GTGTCAGGCCCGAGAAAGCTCGTCATCGTCGAGTCACCAACCAAGGTGAAATCCATCGCGCAGTACCTGGGCGACGGATACGAGGTCCAGGCCTCGGTCGGCCACATTCGCGACCTTGTCGAGCCGAAAAACCTCCCGCCGGAGCTCAAGAAAGGCTCATTGGGCAAGTTCTCCGTCGACGTCGAGAATGGATTCGCTCCGTACTACGTCGTGTCGCCGGAGAAGAGGAAGACGGTTGCCGAGCTGAAGAAGGCGCTGGCCAACGCCGACGAACTCTATCTTGCAACTGATGAGGACCGCGAAGGTGAAGCCATCGCTTGGCACCTGCTCGAAGTACTGAAGCCCAAGGTTCCGGTGCGGCGCATGGTCTTCCATGAGATCACCAAAGAGGCGATCGAGCACGCCAGGGACAACACTCGTGATATCGACGAAGCGCTGGTCGATGCGCAGGAGACCCGCCGCATTCTCGACCGCCTCTACGGCTACGAGATCTCGCCCGTGCTGTGGCGGAAGGTCGGGCCTGGTCTTTCGGCAGGGCGCGTGCAGTCCGCAGCCACCCGCCTTGTCGTGGAACGTGAACGCGAACGCCTGGCGTTCACCGCAGCCAGTTACTGGGATCTCAACGCAGTGCTCGCAGATGCTGCCAGCATCGGAAGAGCCGATGCACTCCCGTTCGGTGCTCGACTCGTGCGCGTGAACGGCGAACGGATCGCGACCGGTCGCGACTTCGACGAGCAGGGCCAGCTCAAGAGCAAGGCCACCATGCTGAGCGAGACGCAGGCGCAGGCACTGGCTGGTGCCCTCGAAGACCCCGGCGTGAGCATCCGTGTCTCGAACGTCGAATCGAAGCCCTACACGCGGCGACCGGCTGCGCCGTTCACTACATCCACCCTTCAGCAGGAGGCGGCGCGCAAGCTCCGGTTCTCTGCCCGGCAGACGATGAGTGTTGCCCAGTCGCTCTACGAGAACGGGTACATCACCTATATGCGAACCGACTCGCCGTCGCTTTCGCAGCAGGCCCTGAACGCAGCCAGGTCACAGGCGACCCAGCTCTACGGCGCAGAGACGGTGCCCGACAAACCTCGCCTCTACTCAGGCAAGGGCAAGAACGCGCAGGAGGCCCACGAGGCGATCCGCCCCGCCGGTGAGACATTCCGCACTCCCGCGCAGCTCGCATCGGCACTCCGCGGCAACGACTTCAAGCTCTATGAACTCATCTGGAAGCGCACTGTGGCATCGCAGATGGCTGACGCGAAGGGTTCGACGGCTTCGGTCACCATCGAGGCGGGCCCAACTTCGGTCGAAGGCCTGACGAAGACCACCCTGGCGGAATTCTCGGCGAGCGGCACGGTCATCACGTTCCGCGGTTTCATGCTCGCGTATGAAGAGAGCGTCGACGAAGAGCGCAACGCCTCGAATGAGCCGACGGAATCCAAGCTGCCTCCGCTCGTCACGGGCCAGGCGCTCGCCGCGGTGTCTGTCGACGCAGCGGGCCACGAGACCAGCCCGCCCCCGCGCTACACCGAGGCGAGCCTGGTGAAGACCCTCGACGAGCTGGGAATCGGGCGCCCGTCGACGTACGCCTCGATCATCTCGACGATCATCGACCGCGGGTACGTCACCCCGCGAGGCCAGGCGCTCGTGCCGAACTGGATCGCGTTCTCGGTCGTGCGACTGCTCGAGGAGTACTTCGCCGAGCTCGTGAACTACGAGTTCACCGCCGAACTCGAATCCGACCTCGACAAGATCGCCGGTGGTGAAGAAGACCGCGTCGACTGGCTCAACGGCTTCTACTTCGGCAACGAGGGTCACAAGGGCCTTCGCGACGTCATCGACAACCTCGGCGACATCGATGCGCGCGCGATCAACTCGATTGCGCTGTCTGACGAGATCACCCTGCGAATCGGTAAGTACGGCCCCTATCTCGAGGTCGCGGATGATCTGGACACCTCGACCGGGGAGATCACACCCCCGCGACGGGTCAACATCCCGCCGGAGCTCGCCCCCGACGAACTCACGCTCGCCAAGGCACAGGAGCTCATCGACGCACCCGTCGTGACCGACCGCGTGATCGGCGTGAACCCCGAGAACGGCAAGAACATCGTGGCGAAGGACGGCCGATTCGGCCCCTACGTCACCGAGCTCGAGCCGGAACCGGTCGTCGACATGGAGGCCACAGTCGCCCTGGCTGAAGCTGCGGCTGCACTTCTTGCCGAACCTGTCGCTGAGCCGACGTCCGCTGCTGCGGCGTCCACGACCAGCGCAACGAAGGCGCCGGTCAAGAAGGCTCCGGTCAAGAAGGCTCCGGTCAAGAAGGCCGCGAAGGCTGCGGCTGCCGTCAAACCGCGGACCGCTTCGCTCTTCAAGACGATGGATCTCGCCGCTATCGACCTCGAAACCGCGCTGAAACTGCTCTCCCTGCCGCGAACGGTCGGCGACGACCCCGAATTGGGCGAGTCGATCACTGCCCAGAACGGCAAGTTCGGCCCGTACCTCAAGCGCGGAACAGACACGAGGTCGCTCGACAGCGAAGACCTGATCTTCGAAATCGACCTGCCGGGCGCGCTGGAACTGTTCGCGGCTCCGAAATATGGCGCACGTCGGGCATCCAGTGCATTGAAGGAATTCGAGGCCCCCGACCCCGAGAGCGGCAAGGCGATCAAGATCAAAGACGGTCGCTTCGGCGCCTACGTCACCGACGGTGTGACCAATGCCACGATTCCCAAGGCCGAGATGATCGAAGACATCGACTTCGACCGTGCCGTGCAGCTCCTCGCCGACAAGCGGGCGAAGGGCCCGGCCAAACCCCGCACAACCACGGCGAGGGCGACGACGGCGCGGAAGACGCCGGCGAAGAAGGCTCCAGCGAAGACTGCTACCGCGAAGACTGCTACCGCGAAGACCGCAACCGCGAAGACTGCTACCGCGAAAGCCGCTCCTGCGAGGGCTGCTGCGGCGAAGAAGGCTGCCCCCAAGAAGTGA
- a CDS encoding TetR family transcriptional regulator, producing MNSTATATQLAGAPGAPVPETAVPETAVPETAVPGLRERKRIATSRSIQFAVLELSRDRGLDNVTVDEISRHADISPRTFFNYFPSKEAAVLGETPFDITPEVAARFLGAGPDEPILDGLLVLLSSMSDAETEDFEMHTLRKIVIRDYPQLLVQRISSFREFEVELTELVEQRLTTGARSPAGERETPDHPAIHERSRLYALVAIAGMRHAWGCWAERADTPPMPVLLANSFRELHTLL from the coding sequence ATGAACTCGACCGCGACCGCAACGCAGCTCGCCGGTGCTCCCGGAGCCCCCGTGCCCGAGACGGCGGTGCCCGAGACGGCCGTGCCCGAGACGGCAGTGCCCGGGCTACGCGAGCGAAAACGAATCGCGACCAGCCGCAGCATCCAGTTCGCTGTTCTCGAGCTCAGTCGAGACAGGGGCCTCGACAACGTCACCGTCGACGAGATCAGTCGCCATGCCGACATCTCCCCGCGAACGTTCTTCAACTACTTCCCGTCGAAGGAGGCCGCTGTTCTCGGCGAGACCCCGTTCGACATCACGCCCGAAGTCGCCGCACGATTCCTCGGCGCCGGGCCTGACGAGCCCATCCTCGATGGCCTCCTCGTGTTGCTGAGTTCGATGTCTGACGCAGAAACCGAAGATTTTGAGATGCACACGCTTCGCAAGATCGTGATTCGCGACTATCCCCAGTTGTTGGTGCAGCGAATCAGCAGCTTTCGCGAGTTCGAAGTCGAACTGACCGAACTGGTTGAGCAGCGGTTGACGACGGGTGCCCGGAGCCCAGCAGGCGAGCGTGAAACCCCCGATCATCCTGCCATTCACGAACGGTCTCGCCTCTATGCCCTGGTCGCGATTGCCGGGATGCGGCACGCCTGGGGCTGCTGGGCCGAACGGGCGGACACGCCGCCGATGCCTGTGCTCCTGGCCAACTCGTTTCGCGAGCTCCATACACTCCTATAA
- a CDS encoding Gfo/Idh/MocA family protein yields the protein MAHTIRWGILGTGGIATAFATDLLANGLILSAVGSRSAGGAERFAAEFGNPTAHSSYEELVADPDVDAIYVATPHPMHVANTLLALRAGKHVLVEKPFTLNALEAQLIADEAERSKLVVLEAMWTRFLPHMVRIREIIATGTLGEVHTVLADHDQKLPSDPSHRLNDPALGGGALLDLGIYPVSFAVDVLGLPTRILASATKTSTGVDRQTAIIFEHGETGRSVLHCALDTLGPNAATVIGTDARIEIDDTWYKPTTFRVIDAEGTVIESFDHPVVSRGMQYQAAELERLVNAGLRESELLPVSESVAIMGVLDEVRRQIGLVYPGE from the coding sequence ATGGCACACACGATTCGCTGGGGAATTCTGGGCACGGGTGGTATTGCCACTGCCTTTGCCACCGACCTTCTGGCAAATGGTCTCATTCTGAGTGCGGTTGGCTCGCGTTCTGCCGGCGGTGCTGAGAGGTTCGCCGCGGAATTCGGGAACCCGACCGCGCATAGCAGTTATGAAGAACTCGTAGCCGACCCTGACGTCGATGCGATCTATGTGGCAACCCCGCACCCGATGCATGTCGCCAACACCCTGCTGGCGTTGCGAGCCGGAAAGCACGTTCTGGTGGAGAAGCCCTTCACCCTCAACGCCCTCGAAGCGCAGCTCATCGCCGACGAAGCCGAACGAAGCAAGCTGGTGGTGCTCGAGGCCATGTGGACGCGTTTCTTGCCACACATGGTGCGCATCCGCGAGATCATCGCGACCGGAACCCTCGGCGAGGTGCACACCGTGCTCGCCGACCACGACCAGAAGTTGCCTTCTGACCCATCCCACCGACTCAATGACCCCGCTCTGGGTGGAGGAGCACTGCTGGACCTCGGCATCTACCCGGTGTCGTTCGCCGTCGATGTGCTGGGACTGCCGACGCGGATTCTCGCCTCGGCCACGAAGACGTCCACCGGCGTCGACCGGCAGACGGCGATCATCTTCGAGCACGGAGAGACCGGGCGCTCGGTGCTGCACTGCGCTCTCGACACGCTGGGCCCGAATGCGGCGACCGTCATCGGCACGGATGCCCGAATCGAGATCGACGACACCTGGTACAAGCCGACGACGTTCCGCGTGATCGACGCGGAGGGAACCGTGATCGAGAGCTTCGATCATCCGGTTGTCTCACGAGGCATGCAGTACCAGGCGGCCGAACTGGAACGCCTCGTGAACGCGGGCCTCAGAGAAAGTGAACTGCTGCCGGTCAGCGAGAGTGTCGCGATCATGGGCGTGCTCGACGAAGTGCGCCGCCAGATCGGTCTGGTCTACCCGGGCGAGTAG
- a CDS encoding CpaF family protein yields MGSADFGPLARFLDDASVTDIFINGPNDLWIDRGSGLSRDESWSCPGEAELRQLAVRLIALGGRHIDESTPCVDTRLHDGIRVHAVLPPVAPQGTVISVRIPSAARLRISDLSFSGFFDPAEEEHDCPPSSALLSRTSSAQLRQFVEECVRTRSNILISGAGGSGKTTFLAALLAEAPSDERIVAIEDVAELRVEHDHFVALEARQSNVEGAGGIGLDRLLREALRMRPDRLVLGECRGAEVRELFSALNTGHDGGAGTLHANSLSDVPARLEALGSLAGLTPEALARQAMSAIQVVFHLQRSNGRRRLAEVGHFELDAHDRLAIVRAQLDSTTSSPPGLGRERRINPLRTDHEAVSRGRGRAGNQEQGTVKAGRHA; encoded by the coding sequence ATGGGATCAGCCGACTTCGGCCCACTCGCGCGCTTTCTCGACGACGCGTCTGTGACCGACATCTTCATCAACGGGCCGAACGACCTCTGGATCGATCGTGGCTCTGGTCTCAGTAGGGACGAGTCGTGGTCGTGCCCGGGTGAAGCGGAGCTCCGCCAGCTGGCCGTGCGGTTGATTGCGTTGGGAGGTCGCCACATCGACGAGTCGACACCCTGCGTCGATACCCGACTGCATGACGGCATCCGTGTGCACGCGGTCCTGCCCCCGGTGGCACCACAGGGAACCGTCATCTCTGTGAGGATCCCCTCCGCCGCCCGGCTCCGGATTTCGGACCTGTCGTTCTCGGGCTTCTTCGATCCGGCCGAGGAGGAGCACGACTGCCCGCCGTCATCAGCGCTTTTGTCGAGGACCTCATCAGCACAGTTGAGGCAGTTCGTCGAGGAGTGCGTGCGCACGCGTTCGAACATCCTTATCTCCGGTGCGGGAGGCTCGGGCAAGACCACCTTCCTGGCGGCGCTTCTAGCTGAGGCGCCGTCGGACGAACGAATCGTGGCGATCGAAGACGTCGCAGAACTGCGAGTCGAGCATGATCATTTCGTTGCACTCGAGGCCAGGCAGAGCAATGTCGAGGGGGCCGGTGGGATCGGTCTTGACCGCCTCCTCCGCGAGGCTCTGAGAATGCGCCCGGATCGCCTGGTGCTCGGTGAATGCCGGGGTGCAGAGGTTCGCGAATTGTTCTCGGCTCTCAACACCGGTCACGATGGAGGGGCGGGAACCCTGCATGCCAATTCCCTCAGCGACGTGCCCGCCCGGCTCGAGGCGCTCGGCTCACTCGCCGGTCTGACTCCGGAGGCCCTCGCGCGCCAAGCGATGAGCGCCATTCAGGTCGTCTTCCATCTGCAGCGGTCGAACGGCCGTCGTCGACTCGCTGAAGTCGGTCACTTCGAACTCGATGCGCACGATCGCCTGGCAATCGTGCGGGCGCAACTCGACTCGACCACTTCGTCGCCGCCCGGCCTCGGGCGCGAGCGAAGAATCAATCCGCTCCGGACCGACCACGAGGCTGTCAGTCGGGGGCGTGGGCGGGCCGGGAATCAGGAGCAGGGCACAGTGAAGGCAGGCCGACATGCGTGA
- a CDS encoding TadE family type IV pilus minor pilin encodes MCRSLQAALGRDEGTVTAEFALTLPAAILVLALALGALQAGSLRLRLVDAASIAARSLGRDESPAAAEARVTELVGAHSLLTNTEGDFICATVSAPVVLGETELGFEVGARSCAMSGGR; translated from the coding sequence ATGTGCAGGAGTCTCCAGGCGGCCCTCGGCCGAGACGAGGGAACGGTGACGGCAGAGTTCGCCCTGACCCTTCCGGCCGCGATCCTGGTGCTCGCGCTCGCGCTCGGTGCACTCCAGGCGGGGAGTCTCCGCCTTCGGCTTGTCGATGCCGCATCGATTGCCGCACGGAGCCTCGGCAGGGACGAGTCGCCGGCCGCCGCTGAAGCCAGAGTGACGGAATTGGTCGGCGCGCATTCCCTGCTGACGAATACCGAAGGGGACTTCATCTGCGCCACCGTTTCTGCGCCCGTGGTTCTGGGCGAAACAGAACTCGGCTTTGAGGTCGGTGCACGGTCCTGCGCGATGAGTGGCGGTAGATGA
- a CDS encoding pilus assembly protein TadB encodes MLVEAGVSPVGAWSYLAGTAVGTERTRSSEAVIATVAGALERGAPLDLAIAAAARACDPRTRQAWSAVAAAWSVATVSGAPVSVCLRHFAAALVELGDIQRSIDVALSAPVLSARLMSALPVLGLALGTVLGFDTVSTLVSTLPGLVCLGSGAGLLLASRWWNSVLVASAMPSLSLPGITLELTAVALSGGVSLDRAGRVVAEALASNRLEDLGAQGRLDAVLDLSRRAGVPAAELLRAEGAQARRAALAVSQARAATLGVRLTVPMGVCVLPAFMLLGVAPLLLGVIATTLGSPGN; translated from the coding sequence GTGCTGGTGGAGGCCGGAGTTTCGCCGGTCGGCGCCTGGTCCTACCTTGCGGGGACCGCGGTCGGTACCGAGCGCACGCGCAGCTCCGAAGCGGTCATTGCAACGGTGGCGGGCGCGCTCGAGAGGGGCGCTCCTCTCGACCTCGCGATTGCTGCTGCGGCGCGAGCATGCGATCCGCGAACACGCCAAGCGTGGTCAGCGGTCGCAGCAGCGTGGTCCGTGGCCACGGTCAGCGGGGCCCCGGTGAGTGTGTGTCTCCGGCACTTCGCTGCCGCACTGGTCGAACTCGGTGACATCCAACGCTCGATCGATGTCGCGCTCTCCGCTCCCGTGTTGAGCGCACGACTCATGTCGGCGCTGCCCGTGCTCGGGCTGGCACTCGGCACTGTCCTCGGCTTCGATACGGTGTCCACCCTCGTTTCCACTCTGCCCGGCCTTGTCTGTCTCGGTAGTGGTGCGGGGCTTCTCCTGGCCTCCCGCTGGTGGAACTCGGTTCTCGTGGCCTCGGCCATGCCCTCCCTCTCGCTCCCGGGAATCACCCTCGAACTCACGGCCGTCGCCCTCAGCGGGGGAGTGTCACTGGATCGCGCAGGCCGAGTAGTGGCCGAAGCGCTGGCCTCGAATCGCCTCGAAGACCTGGGTGCCCAGGGCCGACTGGATGCTGTTCTCGACCTCTCGCGTCGAGCTGGCGTGCCGGCGGCAGAACTCCTCCGCGCCGAGGGTGCTCAGGCCCGTCGCGCAGCACTGGCGGTGAGCCAGGCCCGGGCGGCGACGCTCGGAGTCCGGCTGACGGTGCCGATGGGGGTCTGCGTGCTGCCGGCGTTCATGTTGCTGGGCGTCGCTCCGCTCCTGCTCGGCGTCATCGCCACAACTCTGGGGAGCCCAGGCAACTGA
- the tmk gene encoding dTMP kinase has translation MGLGEVGPEDVVPEPARSARGLFVTIEGGDGSGKSTQAALLESWLAGQGRTIIHTREPGGTDFGLEVREIVLHSRGHITPRAEALLYAADRAQHIATKVRPALARGDVVIQDRYIDSSVAYQGSGRVLDGAEVRKISEWATEGLRPDLTILLDLDEDEARARLDNAQKRFDRLEAEKSDFHRRVRESFLAIAAADPVRFVVIDATKPPEVIAQLIRDRISTLL, from the coding sequence ATGGGCCTGGGTGAAGTGGGCCCGGAAGATGTGGTCCCGGAGCCTGCGCGCTCGGCGCGCGGGCTGTTCGTCACGATCGAAGGTGGTGACGGGTCGGGCAAGTCGACCCAGGCGGCGCTGCTCGAAAGCTGGCTCGCGGGGCAGGGGCGCACGATCATCCATACCCGGGAGCCGGGCGGAACCGACTTCGGGCTCGAGGTGCGCGAGATCGTGCTGCACAGCCGGGGCCACATCACCCCGCGGGCGGAGGCGTTGCTGTACGCCGCAGACCGCGCACAGCACATTGCGACGAAGGTGCGGCCGGCCCTCGCGCGCGGCGACGTCGTCATCCAGGACAGGTACATCGACTCGTCGGTCGCCTACCAGGGCTCCGGGCGGGTTCTCGACGGCGCGGAAGTGCGGAAGATCTCGGAGTGGGCGACAGAAGGCCTGCGGCCCGATCTCACCATTCTGCTCGACCTCGATGAAGACGAAGCCCGCGCGCGCCTCGACAACGCCCAGAAGCGATTTGACAGGCTCGAGGCCGAGAAGAGCGATTTTCATCGTCGTGTGCGCGAGTCATTCCTGGCGATTGCTGCGGCTGACCCGGTGCGATTCGTCGTGATCGACGCGACGAAGCCGCCCGAGGTCATCGCGCAGCTGATCCGCGATCGCATCAGCACGCTGCTCTGA
- a CDS encoding alpha/beta hydrolase — protein sequence MRSPSPARTRPRARNRMLGLAAAATALALVLSGCSTWFGATGGTSSTGQPAGSSTPTGEKVDAALQPFYGQTLAWADCGGGFQCAKAVVPLDWSEPTGDTVSLALIKQPAKGSNRLGSLFVNPGGPGVSAVDFVKDSVDFAVDPELQQQYDIVAFDPRGVGASTEVSCVTPSQMDSYLYDVIPGAHGSAQWQAAAKASATAFGAGCLSKTGALLGHVDTESTVRDFDALRAAIGDTGLNYLGYSYGTFIGAVYADMFPTKVNRLVLDGVVDPTSTGFASTLGQAKGFEGAMRAYLKDCLASSGCPFSGTVDNASKQVQTLLNAVDASPIRASDGRELGSASLLTAIFYPLYRQDSWPYLTQMVTQVKQGKADLAFQLADAYNGRNADGTYQNNQTEAFTAINCLDYPAVTDPATIAQQNTELIAASPTFGPWWTYGDIGCAAWPVPATRTPGPVSAVGAKPILVVGTTDDPATPYEDAQSVAKQLTSAQLITYVGEGHTAYNTSTCVKKIVNEYFLTGTVPASDPKCTN from the coding sequence GTGAGGTCACCGTCACCCGCACGCACACGCCCGCGCGCCCGCAACCGGATGCTCGGCCTCGCCGCCGCGGCAACCGCACTTGCCCTGGTGCTCTCCGGCTGCTCGACGTGGTTCGGGGCAACCGGAGGCACCTCCTCCACAGGCCAGCCCGCCGGCAGCTCGACGCCCACAGGCGAGAAAGTCGACGCGGCACTGCAGCCGTTCTACGGCCAGACCCTAGCCTGGGCCGACTGCGGAGGGGGATTCCAGTGCGCGAAGGCCGTGGTGCCCCTCGACTGGAGCGAACCCACCGGCGACACGGTCTCACTCGCGCTGATCAAGCAGCCAGCCAAGGGCAGTAACCGGCTCGGCAGCCTGTTCGTCAACCCGGGTGGCCCCGGGGTCTCGGCCGTGGACTTCGTGAAAGACAGCGTTGACTTCGCGGTCGACCCCGAGCTGCAGCAGCAGTACGACATCGTCGCGTTTGACCCGCGGGGCGTCGGCGCCTCTACGGAGGTCAGCTGCGTGACCCCCTCCCAGATGGACTCCTACCTCTACGACGTCATCCCCGGCGCGCACGGTTCTGCCCAGTGGCAGGCGGCAGCCAAGGCGAGTGCCACGGCATTCGGCGCGGGGTGCCTGAGTAAGACGGGTGCCCTTCTCGGCCACGTCGACACCGAGAGCACCGTGCGGGACTTCGATGCCCTGCGGGCGGCCATCGGAGACACCGGGCTCAACTATCTCGGCTACTCGTACGGCACCTTCATCGGTGCGGTGTACGCCGACATGTTCCCGACCAAGGTGAACCGTCTTGTGCTCGACGGCGTGGTCGACCCGACCTCCACCGGGTTCGCCTCAACTCTCGGCCAGGCCAAGGGCTTCGAGGGCGCGATGCGTGCCTACCTCAAGGACTGCCTCGCCAGCTCCGGATGCCCGTTCTCCGGTACCGTCGACAACGCATCGAAACAGGTCCAGACGCTTCTGAATGCTGTCGATGCGAGCCCCATCCGCGCCAGTGACGGGCGGGAGCTCGGTTCTGCCTCGCTGCTCACGGCGATCTTCTACCCGCTCTACCGCCAGGACAGCTGGCCGTACCTGACGCAGATGGTGACGCAGGTCAAGCAGGGTAAGGCCGACCTGGCGTTCCAGCTCGCCGATGCGTACAACGGCCGAAACGCCGACGGCACGTACCAGAACAACCAGACCGAGGCCTTCACGGCCATCAACTGCCTCGACTATCCCGCCGTCACCGATCCCGCGACGATCGCGCAGCAGAACACCGAACTGATCGCAGCCTCGCCTACGTTCGGGCCGTGGTGGACGTACGGCGACATCGGCTGTGCCGCCTGGCCGGTGCCGGCAACCCGCACTCCCGGGCCGGTGAGTGCTGTCGGCGCAAAGCCGATCCTCGTGGTCGGAACGACCGACGATCCCGCCACCCCGTACGAAGACGCCCAGTCTGTGGCCAAGCAGCTCACCAGCGCCCAGCTCATCACCTACGTCGGCGAGGGCCACACGGCGTACAACACCTCGACGTGTGTCAAGAAGATCGTGAACGAGTACTTCCTGACGGGTACGGTGCCGGCGAGCGACCCGAAGTGCACGAACTGA
- a CDS encoding DUF4244 domain-containing protein: MKSAFADETGSVTAEYAIATMAAVGFAGLLVVILRGDEVRGMLTEMIHHALTVAG, translated from the coding sequence ATGAAGTCGGCCTTCGCTGACGAGACCGGCTCCGTCACGGCCGAATACGCCATAGCGACGATGGCGGCGGTGGGCTTCGCCGGCCTCCTTGTCGTCATTCTGAGGGGTGACGAGGTGCGCGGCATGCTCACAGAGATGATCCATCATGCGCTCACCGTCGCTGGTTGA